The following are from one region of the Lineus longissimus chromosome 19, tnLinLong1.2, whole genome shotgun sequence genome:
- the LOC135503177 gene encoding probable E3 ubiquitin-protein ligase MID2: MSAADSSLSSELECAICSDQLKQPKYIGPCNHTFCKECIDKYWVSLGWTRTIPCPECRQVCPIPRNGVDGLKDNFKLSNIIETYGKQKQKTAHPTETNCIKCQNGASSFCKECDFKLCPGCKGQHDSDPSTNAHELFGLCPIHGNGLLFFCSPCKEAVCSGCRISDHEQDDHHVIPIRPVVGALMSSIQARLAELENTTMTEVGEQETKLSQLRDIVQQKSTSAEVQETADSDLKIAVKKKEIGELRAKSQHIQKQIDILVKQKEEVDDRTKQCVKDIDKFEKEKSKTIADVRERFAKSSEEINLRLRSLETRRQEMKTKIEQGRAVGSTKITTDTESIAKLTSISQELVDLVRASRESDTVTVIEQVTRSLSKTKRDFRQLKKVCNFTFPRHRPCREVYRLKHLLVPYSGIAILGTSETDWADTIYFHDEESSPLMATITEGVHLANDMAVLSTGEVAVARQKKPPIRVFKPATGAYRDINITSDGEVIGRLWRVETDESDNMFVLTVSFNSLLLVVKPNGSVIQSVQLLGIAHYMAFCSLNRILYIAAGDRIVRFHWSNNILKEISPSLNGVARFRCSDVCIGSGGEVLAAGQMGHGDIGIYQVTEGADEEDMVWREIEYQDGVKRTCRSSPHICINDDNLWLGYDEKIDKFQLV, encoded by the coding sequence ATGTCCGCCGCGGACAGCAGCTTGAGCAGTGAATTAGAGTGTGCCATCTGCTCCGATCAACTGAAACAGCCGAAGTATATCGGTCCCTGCAACCACACATTCTGCAAGGAGTGCATCGATAAGTATTGGGTCTCCCTGGGTTGGACAAGAACAATTCCATGCCCAGAATGTCGCCAGGTATGCCCTATCCCGCGAAATGGCGTGGATGGCCTGAAGGATAACTTCAAGCTCTCCAACATCATAGAGACATATGGCAAACAAAAACAGAAGACTGCTCATCCAACGGAAACCAACTGTATCAAGTGTCAGAATGGAGCCTCGTCTTTCTGTAAAGAATGCGACTTTAAGTTGTGCCCTGGGTGCAAAGGACAGCATGATAGTGACCCAAGCACGAATGCCCACGAGCTCTTCGGACTGTGTCCGATTCATGGCAACGGACTACTGTTCTTCTGTAGCCCTTGTAAAGAAGCTGTCTGCAGTGGCTGCAGAATATCTGATCACGAGCAGGATGACCACCACGTGATACCAATCCGTCCAGTTGTTGGTGCTCTAATGTCAAGCATTCAAGCCCGTTTGGCTGAACTTGAAAACACGACTATGACTGAAGTTGGAGAGCAAGAAACGAAACTGTCGCAGCTGCGTGATATCGTCCAGCAGAAGTCAACTTCTGCAGAGGTTCAAGAGACCGCCGACTCAGATCTAAAAATAGCTgtcaaaaagaaagaaatcgGGGAACTCAGGGCAAAGAGTCAGCATATACAAAAGCAAATCGATATCTTAGTAAAGCAAAAGGAAGAGGTGGACGATAGGACAAAACAATGTGTCAAAGACATCGACAAATTCGAGAAAGAGAAGTCAAAAACCATCGCAGATGTCAGAGAGAGATTCGCCAAATCATCTGAGGAGATCAACCTGCGTCTTCGATCCCTTGAGACCCGTAggcaagaaatgaaaacaaaaatagaGCAGGGCCGAGCAGTAGGATCTACCAAGATCACCACTGATACCGAGAGCATTGCTAAACTGACCAGTATCAGTCAGGAACTCGTGGACTTAGTCAGAGCTTCAAGGGAAAGTGATACTGTGACTGTGATAGAGCAAGTCACGAGATCGCTCAGTAAAACAAAGCGGGATTTCCGACAACTGAAGAAGGTGTGTAACTTTACCTTTCCAAGACACCGGCCGTGTAGGGAAGTTTACCGATTGAAGCATCTACTTGTACCTTACTCTGGTATTGCTATATTAGGCACATCGGAAACTGATTGGGCGGATACGATATATTTCCATGACGAAGAATCTTCTCCATTGATGGCCACAATCACAGAGGGAGTTCACCTTGCTAATGACATGGCCGTCTTATCCACTGGTGAAGTGGCAGTGGCAAGACagaaaaagccgcccattcgaGTGTTCAAGCCTGCGACTGGTGCATACCGTGATATTAACATCACAAGTGATGGGGAGGTGATTGGTAGGCTGTGGCGTGTTGAGACTGATGAGTCTGACAACATGTTTGTCTTAACTGTTAGCTTTAATTCTCTTCTTCTTGTTGTAAAACCGAATGGCAGCGTCATTCAGAGTGTTCAGTTACTCGGTATTGCTCACTATATGGCTTTCTGTTCACTGAATAGAATCCTATATATCGCCGCTGGTGACAGGATCGTGAGGTTTCACTGGAGTAATAACATCCTCAAAGAGATTTCACCATCTTTAAATGGCGTGGCAAGATTCCGTTGCTCGGATGTTTGTATTGGCAGTGGTGGCGAGGTGTTGGCAGCTGGTCAGATGGGGCATGGTGATATCGGTATCTACCAGGTGACAGAAGGAGCAGATGAGGAGGACATGGTATGGAGGGAGATAGAGTATCAAGATGGCGTGAAGAGAACATGTCGTTCCTCGCCACATATCTGCATCAATGATGATAATCTCTGGCTTGGatatgatgaaaaaattgacAAGTTCCAGTTGGTTTAA
- the LOC135503178 gene encoding uncharacterized protein LOC135503178, with protein sequence MSAADSSLSCELECAICFDQLKQPKYIGPCNHTFCKDCIDKCWVSLEKRRTIPCPQCREECPIPSNGVDDLKDNFMVNNIIETYRKQQQRAALLAEIKCIQCPNEASSFCKECDSKMCPGCIGQHDSDLSTNAHDLYGLCATHGNGLLFFCSPCKTAVCSACRISYHKQGDHHVMPIRQVVRALMSCIQASSTELEDANMPRVGEHQTKLSQLRDIVQQQSTSAEKQAIVGTEKNIAKNREDIRDHQAKSQKIQKQIDLLVKEKEKEDEMTKQLVKDVDKLEKEKAKIIASVREKFTKSSEKINLRLRSLETRRKEMKTKIEQGRAVGSTRISIDTESIAYLTSISQELVDLVGALRDSDTVAVIEEVTRSIGKTKRDFPQLTKMCNLTFPRNRPCREVYRLKHLPDSRLATLASSCGGFADTIYFHDEVSSSLTGTITKGVNHATDMAFTSTGEVVVARHEKPPIRVFKPATGAYRDINITHDGKVIDKLWHVETDESDNMFVLTAGFDSLLRVMKPNGTVIQCIMLTVRPYSMGFCSLNRTLYIAAGDSIVRFHWSNDILEEISSCSHGVARFRCYDVCIGSGGEVLVAGRMRNNDIVIYQVTEGEDEEDMVWREIEYQDGEKRTSCYLPFISINDDNLWLGYNDKLEKFKLV encoded by the coding sequence ATGTCCGCCGCTGACAGCAGCTTGAGTTGTGAATTAGAGTGTGCCATCTGCTTCGATCAACTGAAACAGCCGAAGTATATCGGTCCCTGCAACCACACATTCTGCAAGGATTGCATCGATAAGTGTTGGGTCTCCCTTGAGAAGCGGAGAACAATTCCTTGTCCACAATGCCGCGAAGAATGCCCAATCCCGTCAAATGGCGTTGACGACCTGAAGGACAACTTCATGGTAAACAACATCATAGAGACATATCGAAAGCAACAACAGAGAGCTGCACTTCTCGCGGAAATCAAATGTATCCAGTGTCCGAATGAAGCCTCGTCTTTCTGTAAAGAATGCGACTCTAAAATGTGCCCTGGATGCATAGGACAGCATGACAGTGACCTGAGTACAAATGCCCACGACCTCTATGGACTTTGTGCAACACATGGCAACGGACTACTGTTCTTCTGTAGCCCTTGTAAAACAGCTGTCTGCAGTGCCTGCAGAATATCTTATCACAAGCAGGGTGACCACCACGTGATGCCAATCCGTCAAGTGGTTCGTGCTCTAATGTCATGCATTCAGGCATCTTCCACTGAACTTGAAGACGCGAATATGCCTCGAGTTGGAGAGCATCAAACGAAACTGTCGCAGCTGCGTGATATCGTCCAGCAACAGTCGACTTCCGCTGAAAAGCAAGCGATTGTCGGTACCGAAAAAAACATAGCTAAGAATAGGGAAGACATCCGGGATCACCAGGCAAAGAGTCAAAAGATACAAAAGCAAATCGACCTCTTGGTGAAGGAAAAGGAGAAGGAGGATGAAATGACAAAGCAACTCGTCAAAGACGTAGACAAACTCGAGAAAGAGAAGGCAAAAATCATCGCAAGCGTCAGAGAGAAGTTCACCAAATCATCTGAGAAGATCAACCTGCGTCTTCGATCCCTTGAGACCCGTAGGAAAGAAATGAAGACAAAAATAGAGCAGGGCCGAGCAGTAGGATCTACCAGAATCTCCATTGATACTGAGAGCATTGCTTACCTGACCAGCATCAGTCAGGAACTCGTGGACTTAGTCGGTGCTTTAAGGGACAGTGACACTGTGGCTGTGATAGAGGAAGTCACGAGATCGATCGGTAAAACAAAGCGGGATTTCCCACAATTGACGAAGATGTGTAACTTAACCTTTCCAAGAAATCGGCCGTGTAGGGAAGTTTACCGATTGAAGCATCTACCTGACTCTCGCCTTGCTACATTAGCCTCATCTTGTGGTGGTTTCGCGGACACGATTTACTTCCATGACGAAGTATCTTCTTCACTGACGGGCACAATCACAAAGGGAGTTAACCATGCTACAGACATGGCCTTCACATCCACTGGTGAAGTGGTAGTGGCAAGACATGAAAAGCCGCCCATTAGAGTGTTTAAGCCTGCTACTGGTGCATACCGTGATATTAACATTACCCATGATGGGAAGGTGATTGATAAGCTGTGGCATGTTGAGACTGATGAGTCTGACAACATGTTTGTCTTAACTGCTGGCTTTGATTCTCTTCTTCGTGTTATGAAACCGAATGGCACCGTCATTCAGTGTATCATGTTAACTGTACGTCCTTACAGTATGGGTTTCTGTTCACTGAATAGAACCCTATATATCGCTGCTGGTGACAGTATCGTAAGGTTTCACTGGAGTAATGACATCCTTGAAGAGATCTCATCATGTTCACACGGCGTGGCAAGATTTCGTTGCTATGATGTCTGTATTGGTAGCGGTGGCGAGGTGTTGGTGGCTGGTCGGATGAGGAATAATGATATCGTTATCTACCAGGTGACAGAAGGAGAAGATGAGGAGGACATGGTATGGAGGGAGATAGAGTATCAAGATGGTGAGAAGAGAACAAGTTGTTACTTGCCGTTCATCAGCATCAATGATGATAATCTCTGGCTTGGATATAATGACAAGCTTGAGAAGTTCAAGTTGGTTTAA
- the LOC135502817 gene encoding E3 ubiquitin-protein ligase TRIM56-like — translation MPRRMPNPLNGVDDLKDNFMVTNIIETYRKHKKRTALLAEIKCKECDFKMCPGCIGQHDSDLSTNAHDLYGLCPTHGKGLLFFCSPCKEAVCSGCRISDHKQGDHHLIPIRQVVRALMSCIQASFTELEDANMPRVGEHETKLSQLRDIVQQQSTSAEKQATVCTEKNIAKNREDIRDHQAKSQKIQKKSAVSGSFPIEAST, via the coding sequence ATGCCGCGAAGAATGCCCAATCCGTTAAATGGCGTGGACGACCTGAAGGATAACTTCATGGTAACCAACATCATAGAGACATATCGAAAGCATAAAAAGAGAACTGCACTTCTCGCGGAAATCAAATGTAAAGAATGCGACTTTAAAATGTGCCCTGGATGCATAGGACAGCATGACAGTGACCTGAGTACAAATGCCCACGACCTCTATGGACTTTGTCCAACTCATGGCAAAGGACTACTGTTCTTCTGTAGCCCTTGTAAAGAAGCTGTCTGCAGTGGCTGCAGAATATCTGATCACAAGCAGGGTGACCACCACTTGATACCAATCCGTCAAGTGGTTCGTGCTCTAATGTCATGCATTCAGGCATCTTTCACTGAACTTGAAGACGCGAATATGCCTCGAGTTGGAGAGCATGAAACGAAACTGTCGCAGCTGCGTGATATCGTCCAGCAACAGTCGACTTCCGCTGAAAAGCAAGCGACTGTCTGTACCGAAAAAAACATAGCTAAGAATAGGGAAGACATCCGGGATCACCAGGCAAAGAGTCAAAAGATACAAAAGAAATCGGCGGTGTCCGGTAGTTTTCCGATTGAAGCATCTACCTGA